The Astyanax mexicanus isolate ESR-SI-001 chromosome 14, AstMex3_surface, whole genome shotgun sequence genome window below encodes:
- the ptpn21 gene encoding tyrosine-protein phosphatase non-receptor type 21 isoform X2 gives MPLPFGLKLKRTRRYTVSSKSCLVTRIQLLNGEFVEFTLSVESTGQECLDAVAQRLELREITYFSLWYFNKQNQQRWIDLEKPLKKQLDKYGLEPTVYFGVVFYVPTVSQLQQEITRYQYYLQLKKDILEGRIPCSIEQAIRLAGLAVQADFGDFNRYDSQEFLQKFVLFPIEWIQDERVVEEATQKVALLYQSYRGLPVPEAEMLYMQEVEKMEAYGQESFQAKDSQGADILIGSCLDGIFVKHKNGRAPLLFRWNDINNMTHNKSFFALELANKEDTIQFQTEDMETSKYVCRMCLARHKFYKINKSSLQTQPAPVNPVRQRSSTRMSLPKPQAYMMPPPQLHYNGHYNEPYTSSQDNLYMNNQNGYYYHSQTSLDRSPHEYNGRIRNGSVYSAHSTSSLNNPQHYLQPSPMSSNPSITGSDVMRPDYVPSQRHSVLIPPSYRATPDYETVMRQKNRGVIPAAERQSHSMRNLNIGNSYAYSRPDPLVYSQPEIREHGTTQYNLNYSFHSPSPYPYPTERRPVVGAVSVPELTNVQLQQAQDYPAPNIMRTQVYRPPPPYPYSHPRPANSTPDLSRHLYVSSSNPDLITRRVHHSVQTFQEDSLPVAHSLQEVSEPLITTRHTRMQKRNSIEIAGLAYGLENMRLKERAVSVSAAETSPSVTSPVAPAASGSDLNVFLERTKAEGEIIKEDVCYGHKKSLSDATMLVHSSGEEEEFEDDSGRHTPQSQDAAAGPDQQHMTVLGHPIMEQPPPAYPFPPSLDPVLTGSLGFQPQPQIREQDEVGPLYPLSETDTLMPSVSEGDLNSQIRSKHKGQLMKKRPVSDVPAAKRNVDGLPPPGMKKVVRSDVKKMGPLKLAALNGLTLTQMPLPDEGKDEPGKASNDERCKLLEQKLEQGMVFTEYEQVPKKRPSCDCSIAQLPENAERNRFQDVLPYDDTRVELVPTKENNTGYINASHIKVTVGGEEWSYIASQGPLSHTCQDFWQMVWEQGIAIIAMVTAEEEGGREKSYRYWPRLGSRHNTVTYGRFKITTRFRTDSGCYATTGLKIKHLLTGQERTVWHLQYTDWPDHGCPEDFKGFLSYLEEIQSVRRHTNSTSDPKNTNPPVLVHCSAGVGRTGVVILSEVMVACLEHNEMLDVPTVLKLLRHQRMIMVQTISQYTFIYKVLIQFLKNSRLI, from the exons ATGCCCTTACCATTCGGATTAAAACTTAAGAGAACTCGAAGATACACGGTCTCCAGTAAGAGCTGCCTGGTCACACGCATACAGCTGCTTAATGGCGAATTTGTTGAGTTTACTCTTTCTGTGGAGAGCACAGGCCAAGAATGTCTGGACGCAGTTGCTCAGAGACTCGAGTTACGGGAG ATAACATATTTCAGCCTCTGGTACTTCaacaaacaaaaccaacagaGATGGATCGATTTAGAAAAGCCACTGAAGAAACAGCTTGACAAGTATGGACTGGAGCCCACCGTTTACTTTGGAGTCGTGTTCTATGTACCGACTGTTTCTCAGTTGCAACAAGAGATAACCAG ATACCAGTATTACCTTCAGCTGAAGAAAGATATTCTGGAGGGCAGGATTCCATGCTCAATTGAACAGGCAATCCGCTTGGCTGGCTTGGCAGTACAAG ctGACTTTGGGGACTTCAATCGCTATGACTCCCAAGAGTTTCTCCAGAAATTTGTGCTTTTCCCAATc GAATGGATTCAAGATGAGAGGGTTGTTGAAGAAGCCACACAAAAAGTTGCTCTGCTTTATCAAAGCTACCG AGGCCTTCCAGTCCCAGAAGCAGAGATGCTGTACATGCAAGAGGTGGAAAAGATGGAAGCCTATGGTCAGGAAAGTTTTCAGGCCAAG GATAGCCAGGGTGCAGACATACTCATTGGATCCTGTCTGGATGGAATATTTGTCAAGCACAAAAATGGCCGAGCACCTCTTTTATTCCG GTGGAATGACATTAATAACATGACTCATAATAAGTCTTTCTTTGCACTGGAGCTGGCAAACAAAGAGGACACCATTCAGTTTCAGACT GAGGACATGGAGACTTCCAAATATGTGTGCAGAATGTGCCTGGCACGGCACAAGTTTTATAAGATTAACAAGAGCAGTCT CCAAACTCAACCTGCCCCTGTGAACCCTGTCAGACAGCGTTCCTCCACAAGAATGTCTCTG CCCAAGCCTCAGGCCTATATGATGCCACCACCTCAGTTACACTACAATGGCCATTACAATGAGCCTTACACATCGTCTCAAG ACAACCTTTACATGAACAATCAAAATGGATACTACTATCATTCTCAGACCAGCCTGGACCGTTCCCCTCATGAGTACAACGGAAGGATTCGGAATGGCAGTGTGTACAGCGCACACAGCACCAGCTCTCTCAACAATCCCCAGCACTACCTGCAGCCATCGCCCATGTCCTCTAACCCTAGCATCACAGGCAGTGATGTCATGAGGCCCGATTACGTGCCCTCTCAACGTCACAGTGTCCTTATCCCTCCCTCCTACCGTGCCACGCCAGACTATGAGACAGTTATGCGACAAAAGAACCGTGGTGTAATTCCTGCGGCAGAACGGCAGAGCCATTCGATGAGGAATCTCAACATTGGCAACTCCTATGCCTACAGCCGGCCTGACCCTCTGGTCTACAGCCAGCCTGAGATCCGTGAGCATGGCACCACCCAATACAATCTCAACTATAGCTTCCACAGCCCTTCGCCCTACCCTTATCCCACTGAAAGACGACCCGTGGTGGGTGCCGTCAGCGTGCCTGAGCTTACCAATGTGCAACTGCAGCAGGCCCAGGACTACCCTGCTCCCAACATCATGAGGACTCAGGTGTACAGACCACCTCCTCCATATCCTTACTCGCACCCCAGGCCAGCCAACAGTACCCCAGACCTCTCTCGCCACCTCTACGTAAGCAGCAGCAATCCAGACTTAATCACTCGACGAGTGCACCACTCAGTGCAGACCTTCCAGGAGGACAGCCTGCCAGTAGCCCATTCACTGCAAGAAGTGAGTGAGCCACTCATCACCACTCGTCATACTCGTATGCAAAAGCGCAACTCTATTGAGATTGCTGGACTAGCGTACGGCTTGGAGAACATGAGGCTCAAAGAGAGGGCAGtgtctgtctctgctgctgaaaCTTCACCCTCAGTCACCTCTCCTGTAGCCCCTGCAGCCTCCGGCTCTGACCTCAACGTCTTTCTGGAAAGGACCAAGGCAGAAGGTGAGATCATAAAAGAGGACGTGTGCTACGGGCACAAAAAGTCACTGTCCGACGCCACCATGCTGGTTCACAGCAgtggagaagaagaagagtttGAGGACGACAGCGGCCGCCATACCCCGCAGTCTCAGGACGCAGCTGCTGGTCCAGACCAGCAACACATGACTGTTCTTGGCCATCCAATAATGGAGCAACCTCCACCAGCTTATCCCTTTCCCCCCAGCTTGGATCCAGTTCTTACTGGCTCCCTGGGGTTCCAACCTCAGCCTCAGATCCGTGAGCAGGACGAGGTAGGGCCACTGTACCCGCTTAGTGAGACCGACACACTTATGCCCTCAGTTTCAGAGGGGGATCTGAACAGTCAAATCCGATCAAAGCATAAGGGTCAATTGATGAAAAAGAGACCCGTTTCAGATGTGCCAGCTGCAAAAAGGAACGTTGACGGCCTCCCGCCACCT GGCATGAAGAAGGTAGTTCGTTCAGATGTTAAGAAGATGGGCCCACTGAAGCTGGCGGCTCTCAATGGATTAACACTTACGCAAATGCCGTTGCCGGACGAGGGCAAGGATGAGCCAGGGAAGGCCTCCAATGATGAAAGG TGTAAGCTCCTGGAGCAGAAGCTGGAGCAAGGAATGGTGTTTACAGAGTATGAACAAGTGCCAAAGAAACGGCCCAGCTGTGATTGCAGCATTGCGCAGCTGCCTGAAAACGCAGAGCGGAATCGCTTCCAGGACGTTCTGCCCTATGACGACACCCGTGTGGAGCTTGTGCCTACTAAAGAGAACAACACCGGCTATATCAACGCCTCACACATCAAA GTTACAGTAGGGGGAGAGGAGTGGAGCTACATTGCATCCCAAGGTCCCCTCTCTCACACATGCCAGGACTTCTGGCAGATGGTTTGGGAACAAGGAATTGCAATTATTGCTATGGTTACTGCTGAAGAG GAGGGTGGTCGCGAGAAAAGCTACCGTTACTGGCCGCGATTGGGATCTCGTCACAACACGGTCACATATGGCCGCTTTAAAATCACCACACGATTCCGCACAGACTCGGGCTGCTACGCAACCACAGGCCTGAAGATTAAACATCTCCTGACAGGCCAGGAACGAACCGTCTGGCACTTACAGTACACAGACTGGCCTGATCATGGCTGCCCTGAAGACTTCAAAGGCTTTCTGT CGTACTTGGAGGAGATTCAGTCCGTAAGGCGGCACACCAACAGCACCAGCGATCCAAAGAACACAAATCCACCCGTGTTGGTGCACTGCAGTGCAGGGGTGGGGCGCACTGGTGTGGTCATTCTGAGTGAGGTCATGGTAGCCTGTCTGGAACATAATGAG ATGCTGGACGTCCCTACTGTTCTGAAGTTGCTGCGACATCAACGCATGATAATGGTGCAAACCATTTCCCAGTACACCTTCATCTACAAAGTCCTTATACAGTTTCTTAAAAACTCCAGACTTATATAA
- the ptpn21 gene encoding tyrosine-protein phosphatase non-receptor type 21 isoform X1 codes for MPLPFGLKLKRTRRYTVSSKSCLVTRIQLLNGEFVEFTLSVESTGQECLDAVAQRLELREITYFSLWYFNKQNQQRWIDLEKPLKKQLDKYGLEPTVYFGVVFYVPTVSQLQQEITRYQYYLQLKKDILEGRIPCSIEQAIRLAGLAVQADFGDFNRYDSQEFLQKFVLFPIEWIQDERVVEEATQKVALLYQSYRGLPVPEAEMLYMQEVEKMEAYGQESFQAKDSQGADILIGSCLDGIFVKHKNGRAPLLFRWNDINNMTHNKSFFALELANKEDTIQFQTEDMETSKYVCRMCLARHKFYKINKSSLEESDAPPSEGSQKSILTLSFPRFPMLSRPSLPSNKGQTQPAPVNPVRQRSSTRMSLPKPQAYMMPPPQLHYNGHYNEPYTSSQDNLYMNNQNGYYYHSQTSLDRSPHEYNGRIRNGSVYSAHSTSSLNNPQHYLQPSPMSSNPSITGSDVMRPDYVPSQRHSVLIPPSYRATPDYETVMRQKNRGVIPAAERQSHSMRNLNIGNSYAYSRPDPLVYSQPEIREHGTTQYNLNYSFHSPSPYPYPTERRPVVGAVSVPELTNVQLQQAQDYPAPNIMRTQVYRPPPPYPYSHPRPANSTPDLSRHLYVSSSNPDLITRRVHHSVQTFQEDSLPVAHSLQEVSEPLITTRHTRMQKRNSIEIAGLAYGLENMRLKERAVSVSAAETSPSVTSPVAPAASGSDLNVFLERTKAEGEIIKEDVCYGHKKSLSDATMLVHSSGEEEEFEDDSGRHTPQSQDAAAGPDQQHMTVLGHPIMEQPPPAYPFPPSLDPVLTGSLGFQPQPQIREQDEVGPLYPLSETDTLMPSVSEGDLNSQIRSKHKGQLMKKRPVSDVPAAKRNVDGLPPPGMKKVVRSDVKKMGPLKLAALNGLTLTQMPLPDEGKDEPGKASNDERCKLLEQKLEQGMVFTEYEQVPKKRPSCDCSIAQLPENAERNRFQDVLPYDDTRVELVPTKENNTGYINASHIKVTVGGEEWSYIASQGPLSHTCQDFWQMVWEQGIAIIAMVTAEEEGGREKSYRYWPRLGSRHNTVTYGRFKITTRFRTDSGCYATTGLKIKHLLTGQERTVWHLQYTDWPDHGCPEDFKGFLSYLEEIQSVRRHTNSTSDPKNTNPPVLVHCSAGVGRTGVVILSEVMVACLEHNEMLDVPTVLKLLRHQRMIMVQTISQYTFIYKVLIQFLKNSRLI; via the exons ATGCCCTTACCATTCGGATTAAAACTTAAGAGAACTCGAAGATACACGGTCTCCAGTAAGAGCTGCCTGGTCACACGCATACAGCTGCTTAATGGCGAATTTGTTGAGTTTACTCTTTCTGTGGAGAGCACAGGCCAAGAATGTCTGGACGCAGTTGCTCAGAGACTCGAGTTACGGGAG ATAACATATTTCAGCCTCTGGTACTTCaacaaacaaaaccaacagaGATGGATCGATTTAGAAAAGCCACTGAAGAAACAGCTTGACAAGTATGGACTGGAGCCCACCGTTTACTTTGGAGTCGTGTTCTATGTACCGACTGTTTCTCAGTTGCAACAAGAGATAACCAG ATACCAGTATTACCTTCAGCTGAAGAAAGATATTCTGGAGGGCAGGATTCCATGCTCAATTGAACAGGCAATCCGCTTGGCTGGCTTGGCAGTACAAG ctGACTTTGGGGACTTCAATCGCTATGACTCCCAAGAGTTTCTCCAGAAATTTGTGCTTTTCCCAATc GAATGGATTCAAGATGAGAGGGTTGTTGAAGAAGCCACACAAAAAGTTGCTCTGCTTTATCAAAGCTACCG AGGCCTTCCAGTCCCAGAAGCAGAGATGCTGTACATGCAAGAGGTGGAAAAGATGGAAGCCTATGGTCAGGAAAGTTTTCAGGCCAAG GATAGCCAGGGTGCAGACATACTCATTGGATCCTGTCTGGATGGAATATTTGTCAAGCACAAAAATGGCCGAGCACCTCTTTTATTCCG GTGGAATGACATTAATAACATGACTCATAATAAGTCTTTCTTTGCACTGGAGCTGGCAAACAAAGAGGACACCATTCAGTTTCAGACT GAGGACATGGAGACTTCCAAATATGTGTGCAGAATGTGCCTGGCACGGCACAAGTTTTATAAGATTAACAAGAGCAGTCT AGAGGAATCTGATGCCCCGCCTTCTGAGGGCTCCCAGAAGTCCATTCTCACTCTTTCATTTCCTCGCTTTCCAATGCTCTCTCGTCCCTCTCTGCCTTCTAACAAGGG CCAAACTCAACCTGCCCCTGTGAACCCTGTCAGACAGCGTTCCTCCACAAGAATGTCTCTG CCCAAGCCTCAGGCCTATATGATGCCACCACCTCAGTTACACTACAATGGCCATTACAATGAGCCTTACACATCGTCTCAAG ACAACCTTTACATGAACAATCAAAATGGATACTACTATCATTCTCAGACCAGCCTGGACCGTTCCCCTCATGAGTACAACGGAAGGATTCGGAATGGCAGTGTGTACAGCGCACACAGCACCAGCTCTCTCAACAATCCCCAGCACTACCTGCAGCCATCGCCCATGTCCTCTAACCCTAGCATCACAGGCAGTGATGTCATGAGGCCCGATTACGTGCCCTCTCAACGTCACAGTGTCCTTATCCCTCCCTCCTACCGTGCCACGCCAGACTATGAGACAGTTATGCGACAAAAGAACCGTGGTGTAATTCCTGCGGCAGAACGGCAGAGCCATTCGATGAGGAATCTCAACATTGGCAACTCCTATGCCTACAGCCGGCCTGACCCTCTGGTCTACAGCCAGCCTGAGATCCGTGAGCATGGCACCACCCAATACAATCTCAACTATAGCTTCCACAGCCCTTCGCCCTACCCTTATCCCACTGAAAGACGACCCGTGGTGGGTGCCGTCAGCGTGCCTGAGCTTACCAATGTGCAACTGCAGCAGGCCCAGGACTACCCTGCTCCCAACATCATGAGGACTCAGGTGTACAGACCACCTCCTCCATATCCTTACTCGCACCCCAGGCCAGCCAACAGTACCCCAGACCTCTCTCGCCACCTCTACGTAAGCAGCAGCAATCCAGACTTAATCACTCGACGAGTGCACCACTCAGTGCAGACCTTCCAGGAGGACAGCCTGCCAGTAGCCCATTCACTGCAAGAAGTGAGTGAGCCACTCATCACCACTCGTCATACTCGTATGCAAAAGCGCAACTCTATTGAGATTGCTGGACTAGCGTACGGCTTGGAGAACATGAGGCTCAAAGAGAGGGCAGtgtctgtctctgctgctgaaaCTTCACCCTCAGTCACCTCTCCTGTAGCCCCTGCAGCCTCCGGCTCTGACCTCAACGTCTTTCTGGAAAGGACCAAGGCAGAAGGTGAGATCATAAAAGAGGACGTGTGCTACGGGCACAAAAAGTCACTGTCCGACGCCACCATGCTGGTTCACAGCAgtggagaagaagaagagtttGAGGACGACAGCGGCCGCCATACCCCGCAGTCTCAGGACGCAGCTGCTGGTCCAGACCAGCAACACATGACTGTTCTTGGCCATCCAATAATGGAGCAACCTCCACCAGCTTATCCCTTTCCCCCCAGCTTGGATCCAGTTCTTACTGGCTCCCTGGGGTTCCAACCTCAGCCTCAGATCCGTGAGCAGGACGAGGTAGGGCCACTGTACCCGCTTAGTGAGACCGACACACTTATGCCCTCAGTTTCAGAGGGGGATCTGAACAGTCAAATCCGATCAAAGCATAAGGGTCAATTGATGAAAAAGAGACCCGTTTCAGATGTGCCAGCTGCAAAAAGGAACGTTGACGGCCTCCCGCCACCT GGCATGAAGAAGGTAGTTCGTTCAGATGTTAAGAAGATGGGCCCACTGAAGCTGGCGGCTCTCAATGGATTAACACTTACGCAAATGCCGTTGCCGGACGAGGGCAAGGATGAGCCAGGGAAGGCCTCCAATGATGAAAGG TGTAAGCTCCTGGAGCAGAAGCTGGAGCAAGGAATGGTGTTTACAGAGTATGAACAAGTGCCAAAGAAACGGCCCAGCTGTGATTGCAGCATTGCGCAGCTGCCTGAAAACGCAGAGCGGAATCGCTTCCAGGACGTTCTGCCCTATGACGACACCCGTGTGGAGCTTGTGCCTACTAAAGAGAACAACACCGGCTATATCAACGCCTCACACATCAAA GTTACAGTAGGGGGAGAGGAGTGGAGCTACATTGCATCCCAAGGTCCCCTCTCTCACACATGCCAGGACTTCTGGCAGATGGTTTGGGAACAAGGAATTGCAATTATTGCTATGGTTACTGCTGAAGAG GAGGGTGGTCGCGAGAAAAGCTACCGTTACTGGCCGCGATTGGGATCTCGTCACAACACGGTCACATATGGCCGCTTTAAAATCACCACACGATTCCGCACAGACTCGGGCTGCTACGCAACCACAGGCCTGAAGATTAAACATCTCCTGACAGGCCAGGAACGAACCGTCTGGCACTTACAGTACACAGACTGGCCTGATCATGGCTGCCCTGAAGACTTCAAAGGCTTTCTGT CGTACTTGGAGGAGATTCAGTCCGTAAGGCGGCACACCAACAGCACCAGCGATCCAAAGAACACAAATCCACCCGTGTTGGTGCACTGCAGTGCAGGGGTGGGGCGCACTGGTGTGGTCATTCTGAGTGAGGTCATGGTAGCCTGTCTGGAACATAATGAG ATGCTGGACGTCCCTACTGTTCTGAAGTTGCTGCGACATCAACGCATGATAATGGTGCAAACCATTTCCCAGTACACCTTCATCTACAAAGTCCTTATACAGTTTCTTAAAAACTCCAGACTTATATAA